The following are from one region of the Salvelinus fontinalis isolate EN_2023a chromosome 5, ASM2944872v1, whole genome shotgun sequence genome:
- the LOC129855116 gene encoding perilipin-3-like, which translates to MADSEKTDEPSAAAIAQPANGDQQSVVSRVGSIPLVSSACGVVSNAYSSTKDSVPLLKGVMDAAESGVRTLGAAATTGSKPLLDRLEPQISVVNQYAMMGLDKVEKLQILQQPADKLVSDTVGMMYQSVSGAKEAMSGAKDTMTGAVLGAKESITGAVTGAKETMAGAKETMTGAMMAAVFGGVEMTQAAASGWFSSFMGTGVGQMVSSGVGLALSHSENLVDQILPLSDRELAALAEPATAEVATAPVVGSSPSSPSYFIRLGKLSSKVQERALEQSLVRARYARDTTYATITQITSTLDLLENTRSTLAATNQQLGGAPEQLLQRWKEWQEKQPKDGQVDGGKVVGPKDQTALEWRTLSMVRGLSDQLRSACSGVVSSVQGLPSAVQDQLANAQKAAEELHSSLGNTSTLTPHLLEQTRYHLTQVRHSLDGVMEYLLNNTPLNWLVGPFAPQLTEKGEDRQAVDKGPPT; encoded by the exons ATGGCAGACAGTGAGAAGACTGATGAGCCCAGTGCAGCAGCTATAGCCCAGCCAGCTAATGGAGATCAGCAG AGTGTTGTGTCCCGTGTGGGTAGCATCCCCCTGGTGAGCTCTGCGTGTGGCGTAGTGTCCAACGCCTACAGCAGCACTAAGGACAGCGTTCCCCTTCTAAAGGGGGTAATGGATGCTGCCGAGAGCGGGGTGCGCACCCTGGGGGCAGCCGCCACCACCGGCTCCAAGCCACTCCTGGACAGACTGGAGCCACAGA TTTCTGTGGTGAATCAATATGCCATGATGGGACTAGACAAGGTGGAAAAACTGCAAATCCTCCAGCAGCCAGCTGACAAG CTGGTTTCAGACACAGTGGGCATGATGTACCAGTCTGTGAGCGGGGCAAAGGAGGCCATGTCTGGAGCCAAGGACACCATGACTGGGGCTGTATTGGGGGCAAAGGAGTCGATAACTGGGGCTGTGACCGGGGCCAAGGAAACCATGGCTGGGGCCAAGGAGACCATGACTGGGGCTATGATGGCTGCAGTGTTTGGGGGTGTGGAGATGACCCAAGCAGCAGCCAGTGGATGGTTCAGCTCATTCATGGGGACTGGTGTGGGCCAGATGGTCAGTAGTGGGGTGGGCCTGGCCCTCAGCCACTCTGAGAACTTGGTGGACCAGATCCTGCCTCTCAGCGACAGAGAGCTGG CTGCTTTGGCTGAGCCTGCAACAGCCGAGGTGGCTACTGCACCAGTGGTGGGCTCTAGCCCCTCTAGCCCCAGCTACTTTATCCGTCTGGGCAAGCTATCCTCCAAGGTGCAGGAGCGGGCCCTGGAGCAGTCCCTGGTGAGAGCCCGGTATGCCAGAGACACCACATATGCCACCATAACCCAGATCACCAGCACCTTGGACCTGCTGGAGAACACCCGCTCCACCCTGGCTGCTACCAACCAACAGCTGGGAGGGGCACCAGAGCAGCTGCTGCAGCGCTGGAAGGAGTGGCAGGAGAAACAGCCTAAAGATGGACAAGTAGATGGCGGGAAGGTGGTTGGTCCCAAAGACCAGACTGCG TTAGAGTGGCGAACACTCTCGATGGTGCGTGGTCTCAGTGACCAGTTGCGGTCTGCTTGCTCTGGTGTGGTGTCCAGCGTCCAGGGCCTGCCCAGTGCGGTCCAGGACCAGCTGGCAAATGCACAGAAAGCAGCTGAAGAACTGCACTCCTCTCTGGGCAACACTAGCACACTCACACCCCACCTCCTGGAGCAGACCCGTTATCATCTAACACAG GTGCGACATTCTCTGGATGGCGTAATGGAGTATCTGCTCAATAATACTCCTCTCAACTGGCTGGTGGGACCTTTTGCACCCCAGCTCACTGAGAAGGGGGAGGACAGGCAGGCTGTGGATAAAGGCCCTCCGACCTAG